ATCCGGGCGGATCGAGAGTCGAGGCGTGACGACGCTGGTCATCTGCATCGACCGCTCGGGGGCGATCGGGCGGGCCACCAACGTCCCGATGCCGGTCGCCGGCTGGGAGGCGGTCCGCTCGCTCGTCACCGACGCCGGGCTCAGCGACCCGGAGGACGCCAGCGTCAACTGTCTGCTCGAGTCGCTGCGGGTCGCCCGCGACCTCCGCGACGAGCGCGAGGAGGCGGTCGTCGCGGTCGTGTCGGCCGAGAGCGACACCGCCGTCGGCGCCGACCGCTCGATCGCCGCCCAGCTCGACGACCTCGTGGACCGGTACGACCCCCGCGCGGCGGTCGTCGTCGTCGACTCCGCGGAGGACGAGCAGGTGCTCCCGATCGTGGAGTCGCGGATGCCGGTCGACTCCGTCGACCGCGTCGTCGTCCGTCAGGCCCGCGACATCGAGTCAACGTACTACCTCCTGAAGCAGTTCCTCGCCGACGAGCAGCTCCGGTCGACGATCCTCGTCCCGTTCGGCGTCGCCCTCCTGCTGTTGCCGGCGCTGTTCTACTGGTTCTCTCCCGCCGAGGCGGTCGCGGGCGTCGCGGGGCTGCTCGGCGCGGCGCTCCTCTACAAGGGGCTCGCGATCGACCGGTTCGTCGCCGGGATGCCGGAGCGGGTCCGGGAGGCGCTGTACGCCGGGCAGGTGTCGATCGTCACGTACGTCGTCGCCGCCGGGCTCGCGCTCGTGGGCGGCTTCTTCGGCGTGCTGTCGGCCTCGGAGCTCGCGAGCGCCCCCCGGATCGTGGAGGCGATGGAGTTCACCCACGCCGCCGTCCCGTGGTTCGCGGTCGCGGGCGTCACCGCGGCCGTGGGGCGGCTCCTCGACGAGCTGATCCGCGACGAGGGGATCCGGACCCCCTACCTCAACCTCCCGTTCGTCATCGTCGCCGTCTCGCTCGTCGTCCGCGGGTTCGCGGGCTACTTCCTCGCGCAGGAGTCGGTGATCGACCCGTTCGAGCCGATCGGCGTCGGGGTGACCCCCGTCCAGCGGCTCGCGGGGTTCATCGTCGCGGGGATCGTCGTCTCGCTCGTCGGCGTCAAGCTCGCGAGCGACGTCGGGACGGAGACGCTGGAGGACGTCATCGACGCGGACCGAGAGACGGACGGGAAGTGAGGGAAGGGACGACGCGGTGAGGGGATCGCGCCACTTTTCTCGGTCGCGGCCGCGTGAGCGCCCATGGACGTGTACGGACTGATCGGGAACCCGGTCGAGCACTCGCTGTCGCCGCCGCTCCACGAGGCCGGCTACGAGGCGCTCGGGATCGACGCGCGCTACGTCACCTTCGAGCCCGAGGCCGACGCGGCGGCCGCGGCGGTCGCGGGCGCCGCCGACCTCGGCGTCGCCGGGCTCAACGTCACGGTGCCGTTCAAGCGCGACGTCCTCGACGCGGTGGACGCCGCCCCCCTCGCCGAGCGCATCGGCGCGGTCAACACGGTCGACTTCGGGCCGCTGCGCGACGGCGACGCCGACCGCCCCCGCGGTCACAACACGGACGCGGCGGGCGTGCAGCGAGCGTTCGCGCGCCACGACGTGGAACTCGACGGCCGGGCGGCGGTCGTCGTCGGGGCCGGCGGTGCGGGACGGGCGGCGGCGTTCGCGCTGGCGGACGCGGGCGCGAACGTCCACGTGGCGAACCGCACCGCCGAGCGAGCCGTCTCGCTGGCCGAGGCGGTTCCCCGGGCGACCGGCGGCGGCCTCGACGACCTCGGCGAGCGCGTCGCCGGCGCGGACGTGCTGGTCAACGCGACCAGCGTCGGCATGGAGGCCCCCGGGGAGACGCCGGTGCCCGCGGCGCACCTCCACGGCGACCTAGCCGTCCTCGACGCGGTGTACGCGCCGATCGAGACGCGGCTCCTGCGGGAGGCCGCCGACGCGGGCGCGACGACGGTCGACGGGGCGTGGATGCTGCTGTTCCAAGGCGTCGAGGCGTTCGAGATCTGGACCGACCGGGAGGCGCCCGTCGACGCGATGAACGCGGCGCTGCGGGCCGAGTTGGAGTAGGCGCGGAGCGTCCGAGAGCGTCGGTCTTCTAGATGAGTCCGGGGGTCGCCAGCAGCCCGGCGGTGACGACGAGCGCCACGGAGAGCCCGGCGGCGCCGTAGAGGAACGGCTTCGCCTCGCGCGCGGGCTCGCGGAGCTTCCCGGCGTCGAGCCCGTCGGTCAGCTTCCCGCTCGCGACCTCGACGAGCCCGGTGATCAGGAACCAGAGCGCGATCATCGTCAGGACGAGGTGGCCGCGGCCGGTCCCGGTGAGCGACTCGAAGGTGTACAGCGTCCCCGCCATGTGGCCGCCGGACGCGAGGAAGGCGAGGGCCGCGATCCGGGTGATCCATCGGAGTCGGCCGACGATCGCCCCGAGGGCGTCGCCGTCCACGTCGCCGCGGAGCGCCGGCGGGAGCACGGCGAGGGTGACGAACAACACGCTGCCGGTCCAGAGGACCGCGAAGCCGACGTGGAGCGACCACACGACCGGGTTGACGATATCCATATCCGTCGGAAGGACCGACGCCACTTATAAACAGGCGAGACGGGGTCGCCGGACGCCGGGGGCGGCCAGGGACGGGGAACGGGCGACGGCGAGGGTTTTTAAATATCCCACGTTCGTATGCTTCGTCGATGGCCCTACTGCAGAAAATCAAGGAGAAACTCGGGTTCGGGACCGGCCGCGCCGAACGCGACGAAACGGAGACGGAAGTGACCGTCGAGAGCGACCCCGAGCAGGGATCGGAGTCGGAGCCGGAACCGGCGAGCGACGCCGGTGAGGCGGCCCCGGACGAGGGAGCGGACGGCGACGAACCGGTCGCCGCGGAGACTGAGGCGGCCGCATCGACCGATTCGCTGGTCGACGAGGAGGGCGCCGCCGAGGATCCGTCCCAGGCGGCCGAGCCGGCGGAAGCGGCGGGGGTCGCAGACGAGGAGGTTGACGACGAGGAAGTCGAGGTCGACGACGAAGAGGTCGAGGTCGACCAGCCGGGCACCGACGTCGAGGAACTCAAGGGGATCGGCCCGGCGTACGCCGAGCGGCTGGCCGAGATCGGGATCGGGAGCGTCGAGGACCTCGCGGCCGCCGACGTCGACGCGGTCGCGGAGGGCGCCAGCGTCGGCGAGAGCCGCGCCGCGACGTGGATCGAACGGGCGAACGAGTTCTGAGGCCGCCGACCGCAACTGTTTCGTCGCGCCCGCCGAACCGACCCACATGCAGCGATCGGTACACACCGACCGGGACCGCTTCCGCGAGGTCGCCGCCGCGGCGCCCGCGGGGACTCGGGTCCCGGTCGAGCGCCGGGTCGCCGTCGACGACCCCTTCGCGGCCTACCGCCGGGCCCGCGACGGCCCCGGCGGCTTCTGCTACGAGACCACCGGCGGGCAGTCCGGGTGGGGGTACTTCGGCGTCGACCCGGTCGAGCGGCTGACCGTCTCGGGCGAGGCGGTCGTCGCGGCGGGGGGCGACGAGGACGGCGCGTCGCTCGGCGGCGCATCCGACGGCTCGGACGCCGGCGGCCGGAGCCCGACCGGCGACTACCGCCGCCCGAGCCCAACGCTCGCGGCGCTCCAAGGGCTCCTCGACGGGGAGCGCCTCGCGCGCGGCGACTGCGACGTCCCCTACCCCTGCGGCGCGTTCGGCTGGCTCTCCTACGACGTCGCCCGCGAGCTGGAGTCGTTCCCGGCCCCCGCACCGACGGGTCCCGGCGCGGTCGACGACCGTGATCTCCCGCGACTCCAAGTCGGCGTCTTCGACCGGGTCGCGGCGTGGGAGTGTCCGGTCGCCGGGAGGGACGAAGGGGACGGCGACGACGCCGAGACCGAGACTTCGGGCGCGGACGAGGCACCACCCGTCACGCTCCGCGTGACCGCCTGTCCGCGCGTCCCCGCTGGCCTCGACGACCCGGCCGCCGACCGCGACGCCCTCGACGCGCTGTTCGACGCGGGGGCGTCGCGGGCGGGCGACCTGATCGACCGGATCGAGACCGGCGACCCCGGCGTCGGCCCGGCGCCCGATCCGGACGCGTCGACGGCGACCTTCGAGAGCGACGTGGGCCGCGAGGGGTACGCCGAGGCGGTCCGCCGGGTGAAGGGGTACGTCCGCGACGGCGACACCTTCCAGGCGAACGTCTCGCAGCGCCTCCGGGCGCCGGCCGCGGTCCACCCGGTGGAGGCGTACGACGCGCTCCGGACGGTGAACCCGGCGCCGTACTCCGGGCTGATCGAGTTCTCGCGGGAGGCGGACGAGGGCGGTGGCGGCGACGTCCCATCCGGGGTCGACCTCGTGAGCGCGAGCCCGGAGCTCCTCTTGGAGCGCGTCCCGACCGACGACTCCGACCGGGGCGCCCGACTCGTGACGGAGCCCATCGCCGGGACGCGGCCGCGGGGGGCGACGGCCGACGACGACGACGCACTCGAAGCGGAGCTGACCGACGACGCGAAGGAGCGCGCGGAGCACGCGATGCTCGTTGACTTGGAGCGCAACGACCTCGGGAAGGTCTCCCGGTTCGGCACGGTCGACGTCGCGGAGTACCGCCGCGTCGACCGGTACAGCGAGGTGATGCACCTCGTGAGCGTCGTCGAGGGCGAGGCGCGCCCGGACGTGGGGGTCGCCGACGCGGTCGCGGCCTGTTTCCCCGGCGGGACGATCACGGGCGCCCCGAAGCCGCGGACGATGGAGATCATCGACGAGCTGGAGGCGACGCGACGGGGGCCGTACACCGGCTCGATGCTCGCCGCCGGCTTCGACGGCCGCGCGACGCTGAACATCGTCATCCGGACGCTGGTCCGGCACGCCGCGGCGTACCACCTGCGCGTCGGCGCCGGGATCGTCCACGACTCCGAGCCCGACGCGGAGTACGAGGAGACGCTCGACAAGGCGCGAGCGCTCGTGACCGCCATCGACGAGGCGCTCGCGGCGGGCGAGATGGCGGTGAACGAAGCCCGAGCCGCGAGCGACGCGGAGGGACCGGAGGCGAGCGATGACTGACGCGTCGTGGCCCGATCCCGGCGGGGCCGCCGATGCCGCG
Above is a window of Halorubrum depositum DNA encoding:
- a CDS encoding DUF373 family protein, encoding MTTLVICIDRSGAIGRATNVPMPVAGWEAVRSLVTDAGLSDPEDASVNCLLESLRVARDLRDEREEAVVAVVSAESDTAVGADRSIAAQLDDLVDRYDPRAAVVVVDSAEDEQVLPIVESRMPVDSVDRVVVRQARDIESTYYLLKQFLADEQLRSTILVPFGVALLLLPALFYWFSPAEAVAGVAGLLGAALLYKGLAIDRFVAGMPERVREALYAGQVSIVTYVVAAGLALVGGFFGVLSASELASAPRIVEAMEFTHAAVPWFAVAGVTAAVGRLLDELIRDEGIRTPYLNLPFVIVAVSLVVRGFAGYFLAQESVIDPFEPIGVGVTPVQRLAGFIVAGIVVSLVGVKLASDVGTETLEDVIDADRETDGK
- a CDS encoding shikimate dehydrogenase, which encodes MDVYGLIGNPVEHSLSPPLHEAGYEALGIDARYVTFEPEADAAAAAVAGAADLGVAGLNVTVPFKRDVLDAVDAAPLAERIGAVNTVDFGPLRDGDADRPRGHNTDAAGVQRAFARHDVELDGRAAVVVGAGGAGRAAAFALADAGANVHVANRTAERAVSLAEAVPRATGGGLDDLGERVAGADVLVNATSVGMEAPGETPVPAAHLHGDLAVLDAVYAPIETRLLREAADAGATTVDGAWMLLFQGVEAFEIWTDREAPVDAMNAALRAELE
- a CDS encoding transporter; the encoded protein is MDIVNPVVWSLHVGFAVLWTGSVLFVTLAVLPPALRGDVDGDALGAIVGRLRWITRIAALAFLASGGHMAGTLYTFESLTGTGRGHLVLTMIALWFLITGLVEVASGKLTDGLDAGKLREPAREAKPFLYGAAGLSVALVVTAGLLATPGLI
- a CDS encoding helix-hairpin-helix domain-containing protein, with product MALLQKIKEKLGFGTGRAERDETETEVTVESDPEQGSESEPEPASDAGEAAPDEGADGDEPVAAETEAAASTDSLVDEEGAAEDPSQAAEPAEAAGVADEEVDDEEVEVDDEEVEVDQPGTDVEELKGIGPAYAERLAEIGIGSVEDLAAADVDAVAEGASVGESRAATWIERANEF
- a CDS encoding anthranilate synthase component I family protein, yielding MQRSVHTDRDRFREVAAAAPAGTRVPVERRVAVDDPFAAYRRARDGPGGFCYETTGGQSGWGYFGVDPVERLTVSGEAVVAAGGDEDGASLGGASDGSDAGGRSPTGDYRRPSPTLAALQGLLDGERLARGDCDVPYPCGAFGWLSYDVARELESFPAPAPTGPGAVDDRDLPRLQVGVFDRVAAWECPVAGRDEGDGDDAETETSGADEAPPVTLRVTACPRVPAGLDDPAADRDALDALFDAGASRAGDLIDRIETGDPGVGPAPDPDASTATFESDVGREGYAEAVRRVKGYVRDGDTFQANVSQRLRAPAAVHPVEAYDALRTVNPAPYSGLIEFSREADEGGGGDVPSGVDLVSASPELLLERVPTDDSDRGARLVTEPIAGTRPRGATADDDDALEAELTDDAKERAEHAMLVDLERNDLGKVSRFGTVDVAEYRRVDRYSEVMHLVSVVEGEARPDVGVADAVAACFPGGTITGAPKPRTMEIIDELEATRRGPYTGSMLAAGFDGRATLNIVIRTLVRHAAAYHLRVGAGIVHDSEPDAEYEETLDKARALVTAIDEALAAGEMAVNEARAASDAEGPEASDD